The window CCTTACCATAAAGGAGTTTGGGAACAACATTTTGACAATTCAAGGTGGCTATAATATAATTGAATCAAATGTTGATTTCCAATATAAGGTATCAGAACTTTCTAACAAAAAACTAAACTTTCTTCATGTGGATTTTAATGCAGATAAAATCCAGGGAAATGTGAAAGGACCTCTAAATAATATATCAGCCGAAGCTTTTTTAGACGGAGTTACTGTAAAAATGGAAAGAGGTAAAAATCTAAAGCTTTCAGGTAAGGTAGAGTTTAGGGACAAAACTGTAAAAGTTCAAAATTTAAAAATCAACGAAAATATATTAAATGGGACTTATAAAACTGACGAAAAAATTTACAGTATGAAATTAAATCTTTTTGAAGAAAACCTTCCTGGTTACTATGGGGACATAAATCTGAAATATCGTGTTATGGGTGAAGTGTATATCTGGGGTTATAAGGATAATGTTCGTAGTTATGGAAAAGTTTCTGCAGACAGGGTTTACTTACGTGGAAAGAGATTTCCCAATGCTTATCTTGAGGGGAGTTTTTTAGGTAAAACAGGGGAAGAACTTGGGAAAAACGGACGGGTTGACTTGGGCAGAGTCATACTTTTAAACGATGTAGGGGAAAATATTTTAGAAGCCAAGGCCTATTTTGACCTGAATAACAGATACCTTGATGTTCAGAGTACTGAAAAAAATCTGGATTTGTCCAAAACTTCCTATCTTTTTCCATACACAAAAGAGGAGGGGATAATGAACTTGGATTTTAAAGTCTACGGACCCCTAGATAAGTTGATTTATAAGGTTGATCTGTCTGGAGATTCTATTAATATTTCAGATATAAGGCTTGATAATATCGCCTTAAATGTAACGGGAGACCTTGAAAAATTTTCTTTAAACAAATTTAGCCTAGATTATCTAGGAAATAATCTTAGTGTCAAAGGAGATTTGAAATTTAAACCCCTTAATTATGATTTTAATATTCTTTCTTCTGAAATAGACCTGAAACTCCTAAATCTGTTTTTTGTTTCTTCAGGTATTGAAAAAATAGAGGGAAGATCTAAAATAGATATCCATCTGAATAATGAAAAAAACAAAGGTCGTTTTTATGTAGAAAACCTAAGAGCTGAGATGCCAAAATATGGTATACTTATTCAAGATGTCAATTCAGATATAAGGTTGGACAATGATCGGGTATTTATAGAGAAGTTCAAAGGAGATGTCAACAATGGGGAGGTTTCCCTTAATGGGTACCTGAAAATACCAAATTTTGATGAAATTGAAGAGGATTTTGACCCGATGACTTCATTAGACTATTCTCTTTCTCTGAAAATGAATAAAATAAGGTATGATTATCAAAATGTCATAAAATTAATTCTGAGCAGTGATGCTGTTTTTCAGGGAAACAAGATAACAGGGAACTTTGTCTTAGAAAGAGGAGAGGTGACGGGGATACCGGAAATTTCAAATGAAGATATAGATGATCTGAAATCAAAGGTGTCTGTTGCCCAAAAGGAGCTGGTATACACCGGTCAAGAGCTCGGTTCTGATTTTTCAATAGCAGGGACAGGAGAAAATAATCTAGAAATAGATATAGATGTTACAATTAAAGAAGGGATATTCATAAAGCTTGACAAGGTGGCTCCCCTTGTTGAAAATCTAGAGGCAGTTATAAAAGGCGGTGGAAAGTTTACTCTGAAAGATAAAAAATCTCAGTTTTTAGGACAGATAGAATCCCAAGATGGAGAGATAACAATAAATAATAATCTTTTTGAGATAGACAGAGTTATAGCTATTTTTGATAAGAAGGATGAATACATTCCCAATGTAAATCCGACCCTACTTGTAAGTGCTAGATCCACAATATCTAATGAAGAGGTATATATAGGAGTGAGTGGAGAATACAAAAGCATGGATCTGACTCTAAGTTCTAGTTCCGGTCTTCCTCAGGAAGATATAGCAGCACTTCTGGCTTTTCATAAAACATCTGATTCCTCAGGAACTTCAAATGTTATGGTAAAAAATATATTGGATAGCCAGATATCAAAACAACTGTTTAGTCCTGTATCAAATGAAATTCAGAAGGTGCTCAGAATATCAAAATTTAAGATATCTTCTGATATAGTAGCCTATGATGAGACTGAGGAGAATTACCAAGAAAGTGCCGCCCTTGGATTCGGGGCATCTATCGAAGCTGAAAATCCCATATATAGGGACAAGCTATTTTGGAATGCCAAGGCAAGGATAGCAGATACCCAGTATGGAGATTCTATAGACGAGTATGATCTGGTATTAGAGCACAGATTTGCAAAAAGTTTTTCATGGGGTTTAGGAGTTGGAAAGCTTCCTCAGGGGAGTTTAAATAAAGATGAGGATGAACAGTCAAACTTAAACTATCATATAGACTTCAAGTTTCGAAAGACTTATGATAGCCTACTAGACATCTTCAGAAAAAAATAGTGGAGGGTATGATGAGAAAACAATTATTAGTACTACTTACATTTCTTTTTTCTCTTTTAGCTTTTGGTGAAGATGCAAATTACCTGGTTAAAGAGATAGAGATCACAAACAACAGAGAGGTGCCTGTGGAGGTTGTCCAGTCTGTTATGGAATCCAGGGTGGGAGAGAATTATTCCACCGAGAAAATGGTAGAAGACTATAAAAGGATCAAAAAGCTCAGTTATATAGAAGATGTGGTCATCTACCCGAAACTCTACGATGCTGGAATAAAACTCAGCATAGAGATTAAAGAAAAAAATGATTCAAAAAAGATTTTGGAAAATAGCGGAATTATACCTTTGTCTGAAAGAGAAAACATAGACAAATCTCTGGTTGTAAATTCAATAGAGATATACGGTAACCGTTATATATCAAGAGAAGAGATACTGAATATGATACCTGTGAAAACAGGAGGATATTTTTCCAAAAGAAAGGTCCTTGAGGGACAGAAAAATATAATTAATTCAGGATATTTCAGAGAGGTGACCCCAGAAGTATACAAATACGGAGAAGGGGTGTTAGTAAGATACAACCTCACAGAAAACCCAGTCATAACAGGAATAAATATCTATGGGAATACAGTATATTCTACTGAGGAACTTATGAAAGGGATAAAAACTGAACCTGGAAAAATATATAATCTGAACACTCTGAGAGAGGATAAAGATGGAATTCTTGCTAAATATCATGAAGCCGGATATGCCCTTACGGAACTTGCAAATATAGGGTTGAACGATAGCTATGAATTAGAGATATACCTGAGTGAAGGTGTAATAAGGGATATTCAGTTTAGGAAAATGGTAACAAAACAAAAAGGTGCCAGAAGAAAAGCCACAGATAATGTTTTGAAAACTAAAGACTATGTAATAGAGAGGAATTTAGAGTTTAAAGTAGGAGAGGTATTTGACTATAACAAGTACCAGGAATCCATCAAAAATCTCATGAAATCAGGAAATTTTAAAAATATAAAACCTGAGTACAAAACTATCCCAGGAGACCCAGACGGAAGAATAGTGGTTATGTTATTCGATGAAGAAAGAACTGCAGCTCTTCAGGGATCACTTTCTTATGGATCTGAAGTTGGATTCTTAGGTAGTTTATCGGTAAAAGATACAAACTACAAAGGTAGGGGTCAAGATTTTGGTGTGACTTATGAAAAATCTGATTCTGACTATAGTAAATTTTCACTTAATTTTCAGGATCCTTGGATAAAGGACACAGACAGAATATCTTGGGGGTGGAGTCTCTATAAGTCACAGTATACAGATGACGACAGCTACCTCTTTAACGATGTAAATAACTATGGATTCAAAGTGAACGCCGGAAAAGGACTCACTAAAAAAGTTAGAGTTAGCCTAGGAACAAAGGTTGAGTACGTAACTGAAGACGATGAAGACGGCAACAGAACAGATGATTACGGACTGACAAGTATCTTTCCAGCCATAACATATGATACTAGAAATCATTTCTGGAATCCTACAGAAGGAGAATATGCAAAACTTCAGCTTGAAGGTGGATATGCAGGTGGATATGAGGCAGACCCATTTGGAAACATAACTTTGGAACTGAGAAAGTACCACAGAGGTTTCTGGAAAACGAATACCTTTGCCTACAGAGCTATAGGTGGAATCATGACAGATTCTACAAAAGAATCCCAGAGATTCAGAGTAGGTGGAGGAAGCACTCTCAGAGGGTATGACGGAGGATATTACAAAGGAACAGAAAAACTGACATTCACTGTAGAAAACAGAAGCCAGATAAACGACGTATTAGGTTTTGTGGTATTCGTAGATGCAGGAAGAGCCTGGAACCAAGATGGAAGAGATCCGTATTACACAAATGACGGAGACATCCCCGATGATATAGGAGTAGGTGCCGGGGTAGGAATGAGACTTAATACACCTCTAGGACCGCTTAGATTTGACTTTGGATGGCCTGTGGGAGACACAGACCAGTCTGGAATGCAGTTTTACTTTAACATGGGACACACGTTTTAAAAATTTATAATACAGGGGGAAAAACATGAAAAAATTAATGATTCTAGCTCTGGCGGTGACAATGTCAATGTCGGTATTTGCCATGAAAGTGGGATATGTA is drawn from uncultured Ilyobacter sp. and contains these coding sequences:
- a CDS encoding translocation/assembly module TamB domain-containing protein, whose amino-acid sequence is MKDLLRKYHKVFAAFVAVILIMISYSLYTTVRYSLPQTVRTILMKAVGTDIEMKSIEFKEFGRIEANGVTLKDGEELILSAPKVEVRYSLGRIIRGRIDSIDVENPKVWISRDKNNDINIVKAFSKKSKTSKPSTSKAGTGVPIDIIIVRGGELLYRDTAYDSPIEKTVYNLKGYVSFHKSKGINLDFDGNIGEEKYRFLFDNNDTRYSLGIKLKDVNINDNLMQYAYNSEKLSYLSGTVNLDLTLEPGSFTGSGDFRNASVTYEGLSGTPENISGNVSFNGDKIYINSEYNLEGEKGQFLLSLVMGEGLDLDFYFKDIDYTFLEKYDLLKKQKLPLEGTEFDLVHVNLNFNRDYKLAVNVDFKSPEYVFKNLKAEDIQGIFRYENEKFYFDDVNFLGYFENNAFPINGRVDLECVLDKEGGRLQYKILDIESKSNLKNSMGNVYFDFGNKKINFDMDSNLISFKGDVDIGKKLLSIRQDSEDTLEVTVEDRDYSNKSTLEIIYDYGEKNFLLGKGNINIKTGEHEVTADIFAIKDNFKVSSLVYTKGDTEITGDGQINVKTMRYSLNFATVNMDISSFIKVPDLKLKGDYRGSIEGQNLEFQGDIKVKNLNGKYFAEFNNLEGDIYVKYDGKLKGYFKGYLDKLSYLDTSFYDFQFDGSLENDILTIKEFGNNILTIQGGYNIIESNVDFQYKVSELSNKKLNFLHVDFNADKIQGNVKGPLNNISAEAFLDGVTVKMERGKNLKLSGKVEFRDKTVKVQNLKINENILNGTYKTDEKIYSMKLNLFEENLPGYYGDINLKYRVMGEVYIWGYKDNVRSYGKVSADRVYLRGKRFPNAYLEGSFLGKTGEELGKNGRVDLGRVILLNDVGENILEAKAYFDLNNRYLDVQSTEKNLDLSKTSYLFPYTKEEGIMNLDFKVYGPLDKLIYKVDLSGDSINISDIRLDNIALNVTGDLEKFSLNKFSLDYLGNNLSVKGDLKFKPLNYDFNILSSEIDLKLLNLFFVSSGIEKIEGRSKIDIHLNNEKNKGRFYVENLRAEMPKYGILIQDVNSDIRLDNDRVFIEKFKGDVNNGEVSLNGYLKIPNFDEIEEDFDPMTSLDYSLSLKMNKIRYDYQNVIKLILSSDAVFQGNKITGNFVLERGEVTGIPEISNEDIDDLKSKVSVAQKELVYTGQELGSDFSIAGTGENNLEIDIDVTIKEGIFIKLDKVAPLVENLEAVIKGGGKFTLKDKKSQFLGQIESQDGEITINNNLFEIDRVIAIFDKKDEYIPNVNPTLLVSARSTISNEEVYIGVSGEYKSMDLTLSSSSGLPQEDIAALLAFHKTSDSSGTSNVMVKNILDSQISKQLFSPVSNEIQKVLRISKFKISSDIVAYDETEENYQESAALGFGASIEAENPIYRDKLFWNAKARIADTQYGDSIDEYDLVLEHRFAKSFSWGLGVGKLPQGSLNKDEDEQSNLNYHIDFKFRKTYDSLLDIFRKK
- a CDS encoding BamA/TamA family outer membrane protein — translated: MRKQLLVLLTFLFSLLAFGEDANYLVKEIEITNNREVPVEVVQSVMESRVGENYSTEKMVEDYKRIKKLSYIEDVVIYPKLYDAGIKLSIEIKEKNDSKKILENSGIIPLSERENIDKSLVVNSIEIYGNRYISREEILNMIPVKTGGYFSKRKVLEGQKNIINSGYFREVTPEVYKYGEGVLVRYNLTENPVITGINIYGNTVYSTEELMKGIKTEPGKIYNLNTLREDKDGILAKYHEAGYALTELANIGLNDSYELEIYLSEGVIRDIQFRKMVTKQKGARRKATDNVLKTKDYVIERNLEFKVGEVFDYNKYQESIKNLMKSGNFKNIKPEYKTIPGDPDGRIVVMLFDEERTAALQGSLSYGSEVGFLGSLSVKDTNYKGRGQDFGVTYEKSDSDYSKFSLNFQDPWIKDTDRISWGWSLYKSQYTDDDSYLFNDVNNYGFKVNAGKGLTKKVRVSLGTKVEYVTEDDEDGNRTDDYGLTSIFPAITYDTRNHFWNPTEGEYAKLQLEGGYAGGYEADPFGNITLELRKYHRGFWKTNTFAYRAIGGIMTDSTKESQRFRVGGGSTLRGYDGGYYKGTEKLTFTVENRSQINDVLGFVVFVDAGRAWNQDGRDPYYTNDGDIPDDIGVGAGVGMRLNTPLGPLRFDFGWPVGDTDQSGMQFYFNMGHTF